The following proteins are co-located in the Rhizobium sp. NLR16a genome:
- a CDS encoding LLM class flavin-dependent oxidoreductase yields MTYLLSLLDKSPIEQGLSAVDALRATVKIATRAEELGYHRFWVAEHHNMSNLASSAPEALIAYLLARTSKIRVGSGGVMLQHYSAYKVAETFNLLASLAPGRVDLGVGKAPGGFPLSTRALQLAVDPSRKPDFARQLSDLNTYLAADPNYDGAQATPFPPMAPERFLLGASVESAELAAEKGWQLVFAGHLNGDPDNLSKTFAAYERASGGKRPILALAAFAAESEEYARERVGSLRIVKVFLPSGQTVNVGSEEQAAEFARQAGVTDYRIEEKVPSVLHGTAKQIRGELDQLHRRYGVKEFVLDTPALSTADRLASIELLAAERLSLVA; encoded by the coding sequence ATGACTTACCTCCTCAGCCTTCTCGACAAAAGCCCGATCGAACAGGGCCTTTCCGCCGTGGACGCGTTGAGGGCGACGGTGAAGATCGCCACCCGGGCCGAGGAACTCGGTTATCACCGATTCTGGGTCGCCGAACACCATAACATGTCCAACCTGGCGAGCTCCGCACCGGAAGCGTTGATCGCCTACCTTCTCGCCAGGACCTCCAAGATCCGCGTCGGCTCCGGCGGCGTCATGCTGCAGCATTATAGCGCCTACAAGGTTGCCGAGACCTTCAATCTACTGGCTTCGCTCGCGCCCGGCCGCGTCGATCTTGGAGTCGGCAAAGCGCCGGGCGGTTTCCCGCTATCGACGCGGGCTCTGCAGCTTGCCGTCGATCCGTCTAGGAAGCCGGATTTTGCACGCCAACTTTCGGACCTCAATACCTATCTCGCCGCCGACCCCAACTACGACGGCGCGCAGGCAACGCCCTTTCCGCCGATGGCTCCTGAACGTTTCCTGCTCGGCGCCAGTGTCGAAAGCGCCGAACTCGCTGCCGAGAAGGGCTGGCAGCTCGTCTTCGCCGGCCACCTGAACGGCGATCCTGACAATCTCAGCAAGACTTTCGCGGCCTATGAGCGGGCATCCGGCGGCAAGCGCCCGATCCTGGCGCTCGCCGCCTTTGCCGCCGAAAGCGAGGAATATGCCCGCGAGCGCGTCGGTAGTCTGCGCATCGTCAAGGTGTTCCTGCCGAGCGGCCAGACCGTCAATGTCGGCAGTGAGGAGCAGGCAGCCGAATTTGCCCGTCAGGCGGGCGTCACCGACTACCGCATCGAGGAAAAGGTGCCGAGCGTGCTCCACGGCACGGCCAAGCAGATCCGCGGGGAACTGGACCAGCTTCACCGCCGGTACGGCGTCAAGGAGTTCGTCCTCGACACGCCGGCGCTTTCAACCGCCGACCGCCTTGCCTCGATCGAGCTGCTCGCCGCCGAGCGGCTGTCCCTCGTCGCCTGA
- a CDS encoding LLM class flavin-dependent oxidoreductase, whose product MTQKHVTFGIMLQGPGGHMNAWKHPSGPADASVNFDFVVETARKAEAAGIAFAFVADGLYINEHSIPHFLNRFEPIAILSALAASTSKIGLVGTVSTSYSDPFTIARQFASIDLISGGRAGWNAVTSPLEGSGRNYSREHPEHELRYEIAEDYIEAIKGLWDSWDDDAFVRNRETGVFVDKTKMHRLNHKGRFFRIEGPLNIGRSKQGQPVVFQAGASDSGIRLAGKHADAVFTNGGPFDEAQTFYRQLKDSVIAHGRSAAEVGIYPGIGPIVGATPEEAEAKYQAIRNLVTIEEALLYLGRFFDHHDFSVYPLDDQFPELGDIGRNNFRATTDRIKRTAREKGLTLRQVALDSATPRTAFIGTAEHIADEIIRWVDHGAADGFILGFPVIAEGFDDFARYVLPILTERGYFDPVLKGETLRDHLGLPFRESRYATATDELERGKAVGA is encoded by the coding sequence ATGACTCAGAAACACGTCACGTTCGGCATCATGCTGCAGGGGCCTGGCGGCCATATGAATGCCTGGAAGCATCCGAGCGGGCCAGCCGATGCCAGCGTCAATTTCGACTTCGTCGTCGAAACGGCACGCAAGGCGGAGGCTGCCGGCATCGCCTTTGCCTTCGTCGCCGACGGACTTTATATCAACGAACACTCGATCCCGCATTTCCTCAACCGGTTCGAGCCGATCGCCATTCTCTCGGCGCTGGCAGCCTCCACCTCGAAGATCGGGCTTGTCGGCACGGTCTCGACCTCCTACAGCGATCCCTTCACCATCGCCCGCCAGTTCGCCTCGATCGATCTCATCAGCGGCGGCAGGGCAGGGTGGAATGCGGTGACCTCGCCGCTCGAAGGCTCGGGGCGCAATTACAGCCGCGAACATCCCGAGCACGAGCTGCGCTACGAGATCGCCGAGGATTATATCGAAGCGATCAAAGGCCTCTGGGATTCCTGGGACGACGATGCTTTCGTGCGCAATCGCGAGACTGGCGTCTTTGTCGATAAGACGAAGATGCATCGGCTCAACCATAAGGGCCGTTTTTTCCGCATCGAGGGGCCGCTCAACATCGGCCGTTCGAAGCAGGGCCAGCCCGTCGTCTTTCAGGCCGGTGCTTCGGATTCCGGTATCCGGCTTGCCGGCAAACATGCCGATGCCGTCTTCACCAATGGCGGGCCGTTCGATGAGGCGCAGACCTTCTACCGGCAGCTCAAGGACAGCGTGATTGCGCATGGCCGCAGTGCCGCGGAAGTCGGTATCTATCCAGGCATCGGGCCGATCGTCGGAGCGACGCCCGAGGAGGCGGAAGCCAAGTACCAGGCGATCCGCAATCTCGTCACGATCGAAGAGGCGCTCCTCTACCTCGGCCGCTTCTTCGATCATCATGATTTCAGCGTCTACCCGCTCGACGATCAGTTCCCTGAACTGGGCGATATCGGCAGGAACAATTTCCGCGCCACCACCGATCGCATCAAAAGGACAGCACGGGAAAAAGGGCTGACGCTGCGCCAGGTCGCGCTCGATTCAGCAACGCCGCGCACTGCCTTCATCGGCACTGCCGAGCATATCGCCGACGAGATCATCCGCTGGGTGGATCATGGCGCCGCCGACGGCTTCATCCTCGGCTTTCCCGTCATTGCCGAGGGCTTCGACGATTTCGCCCGATATGTCCTGCCGATCCTCACCGAGCGCGGCTATTTCGATCCCGTCCTGAAGGGCGAGACGCTGCGCGACCATCTGGGCCTGCCCTTCCGCGAAAGCCGCTATGCGACCGCTACGGATGAGCTCGAACGCGGAAAGGCTGTCGGCGCCTGA
- a CDS encoding M20 aminoacylase family protein, with the protein MDVIAQNPCSNDPVEKGIACYLDEIIALRHDLHQYPELAFQELRTSKLVASRLSSWGYEVATGIAGTGIVATLRRGEGKRRLGIRADMDALPIEEATDLGYASSNPGVMHACGHDGHTSILLAAARYLAESGTFNGTLRLIFQPAEEIGAGARKMISEGLFERFPVDAVFGLHNWPGVAAGQFGFVTGPAMASVDQAVVRIIGKGGHGAEPHRAVDPVLASASFITALQSVVSRNVDPQDMAVATVGSIHAGSASNVIPESVEMKLTMRAFSETVRQLLQERIPALARAQAESFGAEADVNYRLGFPALINHAKETAFARDVAYDALGLAAIEKDFRPRTASEDFAFMLQANPGSYLFVGNGDSAPLHSAHYDFNDAIIAPAARYWVRLAETFLTEDNG; encoded by the coding sequence ATGGACGTCATCGCTCAGAACCCGTGCAGCAACGATCCGGTCGAGAAGGGCATCGCCTGCTATCTCGATGAAATCATCGCGCTGCGCCATGATCTGCACCAATATCCCGAGCTGGCGTTCCAGGAGCTGAGGACCAGCAAGCTCGTGGCATCCCGCCTTTCCTCCTGGGGCTATGAGGTGGCGACGGGCATTGCCGGCACCGGCATCGTCGCCACCCTCAGGCGCGGCGAAGGCAAGAGGCGCCTTGGCATCCGGGCCGATATGGACGCGCTGCCGATCGAGGAGGCGACCGACCTTGGCTATGCCAGCAGCAACCCCGGCGTCATGCATGCCTGCGGCCATGACGGGCACACGTCCATCCTGCTGGCGGCTGCCCGCTATCTCGCAGAGAGCGGCACTTTCAACGGCACGCTCCGGCTGATCTTCCAGCCGGCGGAAGAGATCGGCGCGGGCGCCCGAAAGATGATTTCGGAAGGGTTGTTCGAACGTTTTCCCGTCGATGCGGTGTTCGGGTTGCACAACTGGCCCGGTGTCGCGGCAGGTCAGTTCGGCTTTGTCACCGGCCCCGCCATGGCGTCGGTCGACCAGGCGGTCGTCAGGATCATCGGCAAGGGCGGCCATGGCGCCGAGCCGCACCGCGCCGTCGACCCGGTGCTGGCGTCGGCCTCCTTCATCACCGCGCTCCAGAGCGTCGTCTCGCGGAATGTCGATCCGCAGGACATGGCGGTCGCCACCGTCGGCTCGATCCATGCCGGATCCGCCTCGAACGTTATCCCGGAAAGCGTGGAGATGAAGCTCACCATGCGGGCCTTCAGCGAGACGGTCCGCCAGCTGCTGCAGGAGCGCATTCCGGCCCTTGCCCGCGCCCAGGCCGAAAGCTTCGGCGCCGAGGCTGACGTGAACTACCGGCTCGGTTTTCCGGCGCTCATTAATCACGCAAAAGAAACGGCCTTTGCCCGCGACGTCGCCTATGACGCGCTCGGTCTTGCCGCGATCGAGAAGGATTTCCGGCCGAGAACCGCAAGCGAGGATTTCGCCTTCATGCTGCAGGCCAATCCCGGCAGCTATCTCTTCGTCGGCAATGGCGACAGCGCTCCTCTCCACAGCGCCCATTACGATTTCAACGACGCGATCATCGCGCCGGCCGCCCGCTATTGGGTGCGCCTCGCGGAAACCTTCCTCACTGAAGACAACGGGTGA
- a CDS encoding GNAT family N-acetyltransferase → MMNDMSDSFLYTTPLDPRAKPLIDELIYEYDSRYGNYFNAEGAAAELNRYPPEAFAPPHGNFLLLIRNGETIGGGAFKHYDDRTAEFKRIWTRSDLRRQGLARKVLVELEAQAARQGYGRIYLTTGFRQPEAVGLYLNYGYTALFDTAADPEIYKSLPFEKDITHLAAPAFESEPRLKVAGASL, encoded by the coding sequence GTGATGAACGATATGAGCGATTCGTTTCTCTATACGACCCCTCTCGATCCCCGCGCCAAGCCGCTGATCGATGAGCTGATCTACGAATATGACAGCCGCTACGGCAATTATTTCAACGCCGAGGGTGCAGCGGCCGAGCTCAACCGCTATCCCCCCGAGGCCTTCGCGCCGCCTCATGGCAATTTTCTGCTGTTGATCCGGAATGGTGAAACCATCGGCGGCGGCGCCTTCAAGCACTATGACGATCGCACGGCCGAGTTCAAACGCATCTGGACGCGCTCCGATCTGCGCCGCCAGGGCCTCGCGCGCAAGGTTTTGGTGGAGCTGGAAGCCCAGGCCGCGCGCCAAGGTTATGGCAGGATCTATCTGACGACCGGTTTCCGCCAACCGGAGGCCGTCGGCCTTTATCTGAATTATGGCTACACCGCGCTCTTCGACACGGCTGCCGACCCCGAGATCTACAAGAGCCTGCCCTTCGAAAAGGACATCACCCATCTCGCTGCGCCGGCTTTCGAAAGCGAACCGCGCCTGAAGGTGGCCGGCGCAAGTCTCTGA
- a CDS encoding amino acid ABC transporter permease/ATP-binding protein — MALTTDFAGLEPASGTAEPRQDTSRYRIVPARHPERLAGTIFAAVVIVAVLYSTFTNPRWGWGVFAEWFFAEPVLVGLGRTLILTALAAVSGSILGTALALARVSKSPLLSGLSWGYIWLLRSIPMIVLLLILNNLGYLYETIRIGVPFTDTVLFSYPTVQLLTPFAAAYLGLTLNQSAFFAEIVRGGILSVDHGQLEAAAALGLPRRRQAFRIVLPQAMRSILPTGFNELIGLAKSTSMVYVLALPELFYTVQVIYRRNLEVIPLLMVATVWYLIIMTVLSVAQHYIERYFSRGAVRNPTPLPFQAFLERFRRPLPALDNTTDRARNLGFHDSTALRTGGAVRIHAISKSFGSLKVLDGVELNLAAGSVTALLGPSGSGKSTLLRSINHLERVDEGFISVDGDFVGYSRKGDTLYELKEKDILKRRADIGMVFQSFNLFPHLTVLENLIEAPIQVRGIGREEAVQLARELLARIGLSDKINAYPRQLSGGQQQRVAIARALALRPKVLLFDEPTSALDPELVGEVLDVIKELARTGTTLVIVTHEIGFAREVADTVVFMESGRILEAGPPARIFTQAEHPRTREFLAKVL, encoded by the coding sequence ATGGCACTGACGACGGATTTTGCAGGCCTCGAGCCCGCCAGCGGGACGGCAGAACCGAGGCAGGACACTTCCCGTTACCGCATCGTGCCGGCCCGCCATCCCGAGCGGCTGGCGGGTACGATATTCGCCGCTGTCGTCATCGTCGCGGTGCTCTATTCCACCTTCACCAATCCGCGTTGGGGTTGGGGCGTCTTTGCCGAATGGTTCTTTGCCGAACCAGTGCTCGTCGGCCTTGGCAGGACATTGATCCTGACCGCGCTCGCCGCCGTTTCCGGCTCCATCCTCGGAACGGCTCTGGCGCTCGCCCGTGTTTCCAAGTCGCCGCTGCTATCAGGCCTTTCCTGGGGCTATATCTGGCTGCTGCGCTCGATCCCCATGATCGTGCTGCTCTTGATCTTGAACAATCTCGGCTACCTCTACGAAACGATCAGGATTGGGGTTCCCTTCACCGACACTGTCTTGTTCAGCTATCCCACCGTGCAACTGCTGACGCCTTTTGCCGCTGCGTACCTTGGCCTCACGCTCAACCAGTCGGCGTTTTTCGCCGAGATCGTCCGCGGCGGCATTCTGTCGGTGGATCATGGGCAGCTGGAGGCCGCAGCCGCGCTCGGTCTGCCGCGCCGCCGCCAGGCTTTCCGCATCGTGCTACCACAGGCCATGCGCTCCATCCTGCCGACCGGTTTCAACGAGCTCATCGGATTGGCAAAAAGCACATCCATGGTTTACGTGCTGGCGCTGCCGGAGCTCTTTTACACGGTCCAGGTCATCTACCGCCGCAATCTCGAAGTCATTCCGCTGCTGATGGTCGCGACGGTCTGGTATCTGATCATCATGACCGTGCTCTCGGTCGCCCAGCACTATATCGAGCGCTATTTCTCCAGGGGCGCCGTGCGCAATCCGACGCCGCTGCCCTTCCAGGCATTCCTGGAGCGCTTCCGCCGTCCGCTGCCGGCCCTCGATAATACGACCGACAGAGCACGCAATCTCGGGTTCCATGACTCGACGGCACTGCGGACAGGCGGTGCGGTGCGCATCCACGCTATCTCCAAAAGTTTCGGATCGTTGAAGGTGCTCGATGGTGTCGAGCTCAACCTGGCGGCGGGCAGCGTGACGGCCCTCCTGGGCCCTTCCGGTTCGGGAAAATCGACTCTGCTGCGCTCTATCAACCATCTGGAACGTGTCGACGAGGGCTTCATCTCCGTCGACGGCGACTTCGTCGGCTACAGCAGGAAAGGAGATACGCTCTATGAGCTCAAGGAAAAGGATATCCTCAAGCGCCGCGCCGATATCGGCATGGTTTTCCAGAGCTTCAACCTCTTCCCGCATCTGACCGTTCTCGAAAACCTCATCGAGGCACCGATCCAGGTTCGCGGCATCGGCCGCGAGGAAGCCGTGCAATTGGCGCGGGAACTCCTCGCCCGTATCGGCCTCAGCGACAAGATCAACGCCTATCCGCGCCAGCTCTCCGGTGGCCAGCAGCAGCGCGTGGCGATCGCCCGGGCGCTGGCGCTCCGCCCCAAGGTTCTGCTCTTCGATGAGCCGACTTCCGCGCTCGATCCGGAACTCGTCGGCGAAGTGCTCGATGTCATCAAGGAACTGGCCCGCACCGGCACGACGCTCGTCATCGTCACCCATGAAATCGGTTTCGCCCGCGAGGTCGCCGACACCGTCGTCTTCATGGAAAGCGGCCGTATCCTGGAGGCTGGCCCTCCGGCCCGGATCTTTACGCAAGCGGAACATCCTCGAACACGCGAATTCCTCGCCAAGGTTCTCTAG
- a CDS encoding ABC transporter substrate-binding protein, whose amino-acid sequence MTFTNRARLLIAGAVTIAAVVFGSAQAQQKFDLSPEQPNRLRVEKNEKRIAEIKDFKFVEKGVFTVGISSSGNLPLHDYASDSKTVIGYDVDLAQAIADSLGLKLNLVSVAWADWPLGLTSGKFDAVISNVTVTEERKEKFDFSTYRKDELGFYVRADNPISSIKQPKDIAGLKVITDAGTNQEKILLEWDRQNVAAGLKPIEVQYYDDDAVKDLAVQSGRADAVFSVNATQAYSAGINGKTKLVGTVSGGWPITAEIAVTTRKGSGLAAPVTNVVNDLIASGAYKKILDAWNLGPEAIDKAQTNPPGLPKSGS is encoded by the coding sequence ATGACATTTACAAATAGAGCAAGGCTTCTGATAGCGGGAGCCGTCACTATTGCGGCGGTCGTTTTCGGTTCCGCTCAGGCGCAGCAGAAGTTCGATCTCAGTCCCGAACAGCCGAACCGGCTGCGGGTGGAAAAGAACGAGAAGCGCATCGCCGAAATCAAGGACTTCAAGTTCGTCGAAAAGGGCGTCTTCACTGTCGGCATCAGTTCGAGCGGCAATCTGCCGCTGCACGACTACGCCTCCGATTCCAAGACCGTCATCGGCTATGACGTCGATCTCGCGCAGGCGATTGCCGACAGCCTTGGCCTGAAGCTTAACCTCGTGTCTGTCGCATGGGCCGATTGGCCGCTCGGGCTCACCTCCGGCAAGTTCGACGCGGTAATCTCGAACGTGACGGTCACGGAAGAGCGCAAGGAGAAATTCGATTTCTCGACCTACCGCAAGGATGAGCTCGGTTTCTACGTCAGGGCCGATAATCCGATCAGCTCGATCAAGCAGCCTAAGGATATTGCCGGTCTGAAGGTCATCACCGATGCCGGCACCAACCAGGAGAAGATCCTGCTGGAATGGGATCGGCAGAATGTCGCGGCCGGCCTGAAGCCGATCGAGGTGCAATATTACGACGATGACGCGGTCAAGGATCTTGCCGTCCAGTCTGGCAGGGCCGACGCCGTCTTCAGCGTCAACGCGACGCAGGCCTATTCAGCGGGGATCAACGGCAAGACCAAGCTCGTCGGCACGGTCAGCGGCGGTTGGCCGATCACCGCCGAGATTGCCGTCACCACACGCAAGGGCAGCGGACTTGCCGCACCCGTGACCAATGTCGTCAATGATCTAATCGCCAGCGGCGCCTATAAGAAAATCCTCGATGCCTGGAATCTCGGCCCCGAGGCGATCGACAAGGCGCAGACCAACCCGCCCGGCCTGCCGAAGAGCGGTTCATAA
- a CDS encoding ABC transporter substrate-binding protein, translating to MTTFPAIRTFFYAALTAALTGSGAAQAAGEFDLSPQQPGRLHAARNDAAIAAIPKDFKFVTPGKFTIAVSPSGPPLATYATDAKTVVGADPDYAYAVADSLGLTLEIVPVAWIDWPLGLTSGKYDAVISNVGVTEQRKEKFDFSTYRQGLHGFFVRSDSSISSIKEPKDAAGLRIIVGAGTNQERILVKWSEEDVAAGLKPIELQYYDDEAASLLALRSGRADVIVQPHAQLVFIAARDKNIKRVGTLSAGWPDRSDVAIATRKGSGLADALTIATNGLIEDGTYKRILEHWHLSEEALPASETNPPGLPKY from the coding sequence GTGACGACCTTTCCCGCGATCCGCACCTTCTTCTACGCAGCGCTGACGGCTGCCTTAACCGGCTCCGGTGCAGCCCAAGCGGCAGGGGAATTCGACCTCAGCCCGCAGCAGCCGGGCCGGCTTCATGCCGCCAGGAACGATGCGGCGATCGCTGCGATCCCGAAGGATTTCAAGTTCGTTACACCTGGCAAGTTCACCATCGCCGTCAGCCCCAGCGGGCCTCCGCTTGCCACCTATGCCACCGACGCCAAGACAGTGGTCGGGGCCGATCCCGATTATGCCTATGCCGTCGCCGACAGTCTTGGCCTGACGCTGGAGATCGTTCCGGTCGCCTGGATCGACTGGCCGCTCGGTCTGACTTCGGGCAAATACGATGCCGTCATCTCCAATGTCGGCGTCACCGAGCAGCGCAAGGAGAAGTTCGATTTCTCCACCTATCGCCAGGGCCTGCACGGCTTCTTCGTGAGATCTGACAGCTCCATCTCCTCGATCAAGGAGCCGAAGGACGCGGCGGGCCTCAGGATCATCGTCGGCGCCGGCACCAACCAGGAGCGCATCCTGGTGAAGTGGAGCGAAGAGGACGTCGCCGCCGGCCTGAAGCCGATCGAACTGCAATATTACGATGACGAGGCGGCAAGCCTTCTCGCGCTTCGTTCCGGCCGGGCCGACGTCATCGTCCAGCCGCATGCCCAGCTCGTCTTCATCGCCGCGCGTGACAAGAACATCAAGCGGGTCGGCACGTTGAGCGCCGGCTGGCCGGATCGTTCCGATGTCGCGATCGCCACCCGCAAGGGAAGCGGCCTGGCGGACGCGCTGACAATCGCCACCAATGGCCTGATCGAGGATGGTACTTACAAGCGGATACTCGAACACTGGCATCTTTCCGAGGAAGCCCTACCGGCATCAGAGACCAATCCGCCCGGCCTGCCGAAATATTGA
- a CDS encoding LLM class flavin-dependent oxidoreductase translates to MSGRNISISHIGFLTPGNYPDDDPLSGLEQTLQQLQYGEELGFDSAWVRQRHLEPGISSASAFLAAATQRTSRIELGTAVIPIGYESPYRLAEDLATVDVLSRGRLNIGVSAGRPLHAELIGPLAFDGDWTSYDLSHARVLRFADNLRGSYLGDEQTFIKTPFGPQRPRLQPFARGLVDRIWYGGGSQHSAEWAGHNGFNLLTGNVITGEGTDDFFVAQSRLIDTYRACGTARRIALGRVIVPLDSADAATRRRYRDYTDGRHERTLSPQGERRTLFARDIVGTSEEILERLFSDPILPEVGELRLELPYEFEHEQYRQILHDFVATIAPELGWKAQSGTRAAS, encoded by the coding sequence ATGAGCGGCCGCAATATATCGATCAGCCATATCGGCTTCCTCACGCCCGGAAACTATCCCGATGACGACCCGCTGTCGGGATTGGAGCAGACGCTCCAGCAACTGCAGTATGGCGAGGAACTGGGCTTCGACAGCGCCTGGGTCCGCCAGCGGCATCTGGAGCCGGGGATTTCTTCGGCCAGCGCCTTCCTGGCGGCGGCGACGCAGCGCACCAGCCGGATCGAGCTCGGAACCGCGGTCATTCCGATCGGTTATGAAAGCCCCTACCGGCTGGCCGAAGACCTTGCCACAGTCGATGTTCTCTCGCGCGGGCGGCTGAACATCGGCGTCAGCGCCGGCCGGCCGCTGCATGCCGAGCTGATTGGCCCGCTGGCCTTCGACGGAGACTGGACGAGCTATGATTTGTCGCACGCGCGGGTGCTGCGCTTTGCCGACAATCTGCGCGGCAGCTATCTCGGCGACGAGCAGACCTTCATCAAGACGCCCTTTGGTCCGCAGCGGCCGCGTCTGCAGCCCTTTGCCAGGGGCCTGGTCGACCGCATCTGGTATGGCGGCGGGTCGCAGCATTCGGCCGAATGGGCCGGCCACAACGGTTTCAACCTCTTGACGGGGAATGTGATAACCGGGGAGGGGACGGATGACTTCTTCGTCGCCCAGTCCCGGCTGATCGATACTTATCGTGCCTGCGGAACCGCGCGCCGGATCGCACTCGGCCGCGTTATCGTGCCTCTCGACAGCGCCGATGCGGCAACGCGCCGCCGCTACCGCGATTATACCGATGGCCGGCACGAGCGGACGCTTTCGCCGCAGGGCGAGCGGCGTACCTTGTTCGCCCGCGATATCGTTGGCACGTCGGAGGAGATATTGGAGCGGCTTTTTTCCGATCCGATCCTGCCCGAAGTCGGCGAGCTGAGGCTGGAACTTCCTTACGAATTCGAGCACGAGCAATATCGCCAAATCCTCCACGACTTCGTGGCAACAATCGCACCCGAGCTCGGATGGAAAGCGCAATCCGGAACTCGGGCCGCTTCCTAA
- a CDS encoding DsbA family protein has product MTKTVEYFFSIGSPWSYIGFNAFTELAAQNDVLITPYLTTVVEENGGIFSRNRPEIRRAYWIRDLKRWARVRGKQLWLEHRPELSDPTPASLFVIAAYLDGQDWVGVARALQHAFWSEAKDIGKADVREAIVNAAGFDGAALLRRQADDDVQNKWSADRVHARDSGVFGFPTYVHDGEIYWGQDNLPFLERHLRGDRP; this is encoded by the coding sequence GTGACCAAAACGGTAGAATATTTCTTTTCGATCGGCTCGCCCTGGTCATACATTGGATTCAACGCCTTTACCGAGCTGGCGGCGCAGAACGACGTCCTCATCACGCCCTATTTGACGACAGTGGTCGAAGAAAACGGCGGCATTTTTTCGCGCAACCGCCCGGAAATCCGCCGCGCCTACTGGATTCGGGATCTCAAACGCTGGGCCCGTGTGCGCGGCAAGCAACTGTGGCTCGAGCACCGCCCCGAGCTCAGCGACCCAACACCGGCGTCCCTCTTCGTGATCGCCGCCTATCTCGACGGGCAGGATTGGGTCGGCGTGGCCCGTGCTCTGCAGCATGCCTTCTGGAGCGAGGCGAAGGATATAGGCAAGGCGGATGTGCGGGAGGCGATCGTGAACGCCGCCGGTTTCGACGGCGCCGCACTGCTCAGGCGCCAAGCCGACGACGATGTTCAGAACAAATGGTCGGCCGACCGCGTGCATGCGCGCGACAGCGGCGTCTTCGGCTTTCCGACCTACGTCCATGATGGCGAGATCTACTGGGGACAGGACAATCTGCCTTTTCTCGAACGTCATCTCCGCGGCGACAGGCCTTAG
- the msuE gene encoding FMN reductase, with protein sequence MSGFKLVGIAGSFNRPSKTLALVRYVAERASDRYGFTSKTYDLNDVGPSLGSSLWRKDLDEQARRVLDEIVHADALIIGSPTYKGSYPGHFKHLIDLIDPHELRAKPIIITATGGGDRHALMVEHQLRPLFGFFMAHTLPTAVYASDRDFIDYGVSSDALSNRIGEVVGELAAFFPEVKPALAAAE encoded by the coding sequence ATGTCAGGTTTCAAACTCGTCGGCATTGCTGGCAGCTTCAATCGTCCATCGAAGACACTGGCCCTCGTCCGGTATGTCGCCGAACGCGCAAGTGATCGATACGGCTTTACGAGCAAGACCTATGATCTCAATGATGTCGGTCCCTCACTGGGAAGCTCCTTATGGCGCAAAGACCTCGATGAGCAGGCGAGGCGCGTCCTCGACGAGATCGTGCATGCCGATGCCCTGATTATCGGCTCGCCGACCTACAAAGGCTCCTATCCCGGCCACTTCAAGCACCTCATCGATCTGATCGACCCGCACGAATTGCGGGCGAAGCCGATCATCATCACGGCGACCGGCGGCGGCGACCGGCATGCGCTGATGGTCGAGCATCAGCTTCGACCGCTGTTCGGGTTTTTCATGGCCCATACGCTGCCGACGGCCGTCTACGCCTCCGATCGCGATTTTATCGACTACGGGGTGTCGTCGGATGCGCTTTCGAACCGCATCGGCGAAGTGGTCGGGGAATTGGCGGCTTTCTTCCCCGAGGTAAAGCCGGCACTGGCGGCGGCCGAATAG
- a CDS encoding alpha/beta fold hydrolase → MSDVLILPGLFGSAEGHWQQHWLQDQPGSRCVTQDDWDHPNLDRWLLRLESALEEAGEAYLVAHSLGCLLAARLAGRSAARRVKGALLVAPCDLAVTEILHPGHISFGEMPTAPLPFPSVVIGSMNDAYMAVDRLTLFGRLWNAETRNIGLAGHINIASGFGRWRNGYRLLEGLKTQARGRHNIASASPAFAM, encoded by the coding sequence ATGAGTGATGTGCTCATTCTTCCCGGCCTGTTCGGTTCGGCTGAAGGACATTGGCAACAGCACTGGCTGCAGGACCAGCCGGGCAGTCGTTGCGTTACCCAGGACGATTGGGACCATCCGAACCTTGACCGCTGGCTGCTTCGACTGGAAAGTGCGCTCGAAGAGGCTGGCGAGGCCTATCTCGTTGCCCATAGTCTCGGATGCCTGCTGGCCGCCCGGCTCGCCGGACGGAGCGCGGCGCGCCGCGTGAAAGGGGCCTTGCTTGTTGCGCCATGCGACTTGGCGGTCACGGAAATTCTGCATCCGGGGCATATCTCGTTCGGCGAGATGCCGACAGCGCCTTTGCCTTTTCCTTCCGTCGTCATCGGCAGCATGAATGATGCTTACATGGCCGTCGACCGGTTGACCCTGTTCGGCCGCCTGTGGAACGCCGAGACCAGGAATATCGGCCTTGCCGGACATATCAACATCGCGAGCGGCTTCGGCCGTTGGCGCAACGGTTACCGGCTGCTGGAAGGCTTGAAGACG